From Myxococcales bacterium, the proteins below share one genomic window:
- a CDS encoding hybrid sensor histidine kinase/response regulator gives MSDGKVASGGEGPAKAASSDLSGALHDVSNALTVVLGWVAEARDSGATAEERAAALRMIEDHARRAKALARGALGAGSEPAMDERSIDLVVDETLSGMGPVARERAILLVVEGSADLAVVRDAAELGHILTNLLLNAVAHSPEGAHVVVRLEPRGGGEVTIDVSDEGPGVPEPLAARIFEGHSTRAGGAGVGLSHSRAVAERRGGSLVLVRRPGPGALFRLTWPRVDSAPRPSGTRGGVSLAGRSVLLVEDDRDVVALLEAALEARGARVRRVGALAELEPALTIPYDGAVVDLSPLADDLGGALGRIARALPAGAPLVVATGNVDGLPADVAHQGPIVQVVRKPFELVDVLAALAKLA, from the coding sequence GTGTCGGACGGCAAGGTGGCGAGCGGCGGCGAAGGGCCCGCGAAGGCGGCCTCCTCCGACCTGAGCGGGGCCCTCCATGACGTGTCCAACGCGCTGACCGTGGTCCTCGGTTGGGTCGCCGAGGCGCGTGACAGCGGCGCCACGGCCGAAGAGCGCGCCGCGGCGCTCCGCATGATCGAAGATCACGCGCGTCGCGCGAAGGCCCTCGCGCGGGGCGCCCTCGGGGCGGGCTCCGAGCCTGCCATGGACGAGCGCTCCATCGATCTCGTCGTCGACGAGACCCTCTCCGGTATGGGGCCCGTGGCACGCGAGCGCGCTATCCTCCTCGTCGTCGAGGGCAGCGCGGACCTCGCCGTCGTCCGCGACGCTGCGGAGCTCGGCCACATCCTCACGAACCTCCTCCTCAACGCCGTGGCCCACTCGCCCGAGGGCGCGCACGTGGTCGTGCGCCTCGAGCCACGCGGAGGCGGAGAGGTGACGATCGACGTCTCCGACGAAGGGCCGGGCGTCCCGGAGCCTCTCGCGGCGCGAATTTTCGAGGGGCACTCGACGCGTGCGGGGGGGGCCGGCGTCGGTCTCTCCCATTCTCGTGCGGTCGCCGAGCGGCGAGGGGGCTCGCTCGTCCTCGTCCGGCGACCCGGGCCTGGCGCGCTCTTTCGCCTCACGTGGCCGAGGGTGGACAGCGCGCCTCGGCCGAGCGGGACGCGAGGCGGGGTCTCGCTCGCGGGTCGGAGCGTGCTCCTCGTCGAGGACGACCGCGACGTCGTGGCCTTGCTCGAGGCGGCGCTCGAGGCCCGCGGGGCGCGTGTTCGGAGGGTGGGCGCCCTCGCCGAGCTCGAGCCCGCCTTGACCATCCCGTACGACGGCGCGGTCGTCGATCTCTCCCCGCTCGCGGACGACCTCGGCGGGGCCCTCGGGCGCATCGCGCGTGCTCTGCCCGCCGGGGCCCCGCTCGTCGTGGCCACGGGAAACGTCGATGGGCTCCCGGCCGACGTCGCCCACCAAGGTCCGATCGTGCAGGTGGTCCGGAAGCCCTTCGAGCTCGTCGACGTGCTCGCTGCCCTCGCCAAACTGGCCTGA
- the mvaD gene encoding diphosphomevalonate decarboxylase has product MSAVTVVAHPNIALSKYWGKLERPGNFPAVPSLSVTLEGMCTRTRVRFHGEPGADEVLLGGAPMVAGLEKVTRLLATVRAASPGLGRAIVETSNDFPTGSGLASSASGFAALALAAVRAAKLDWDVTRVSGLARAASASAARSLFGGFVELPLEAEGALPFAPASTLPLTVLVCVATESAKKVASTDGMGRTSRESPYYPAWLAHAKVSHAELGAALLRGDFTRVGELAERSALAMHASALAAGVVYVKGVTLDALEAVWALRARGVEAYATMDAGPHVKVLVRPTDADRVRGFMAEVPGVLRVLTTHPGEGARVVEEAE; this is encoded by the coding sequence ATGAGCGCCGTCACCGTCGTCGCGCACCCCAACATCGCCCTGTCGAAATATTGGGGCAAGCTCGAACGCCCTGGGAATTTCCCTGCCGTACCGAGCCTGTCGGTCACGCTCGAGGGCATGTGCACCCGCACCCGCGTCCGGTTCCATGGCGAGCCCGGGGCCGACGAGGTCCTGCTCGGGGGCGCGCCGATGGTCGCGGGGCTCGAGAAGGTGACGCGGCTCCTCGCCACGGTGCGCGCCGCGTCTCCGGGGCTCGGGCGGGCCATCGTCGAGACGTCGAACGACTTTCCTACGGGCTCGGGGCTCGCGTCGAGCGCGTCGGGGTTCGCTGCGCTGGCGCTCGCGGCCGTGCGCGCCGCCAAGCTCGACTGGGACGTCACCCGCGTGAGCGGTCTCGCTCGTGCGGCGTCCGCGAGCGCGGCACGGAGCCTCTTCGGGGGCTTCGTCGAGCTGCCCCTCGAGGCCGAAGGGGCGCTCCCTTTCGCGCCGGCCTCGACCCTCCCGCTCACGGTCCTCGTGTGCGTGGCGACGGAGTCGGCGAAGAAGGTCGCGTCGACCGACGGAATGGGCAGGACGTCCCGCGAGAGCCCGTACTACCCGGCGTGGCTCGCGCACGCGAAGGTGAGCCACGCGGAGCTCGGCGCGGCCCTCCTTCGCGGGGATTTCACGCGGGTGGGGGAGCTCGCCGAACGGAGCGCCCTCGCGATGCACGCGTCCGCGCTCGCGGCCGGTGTGGTGTACGTGAAGGGGGTCACCCTCGACGCGCTCGAGGCCGTGTGGGCCCTCCGCGCGCGCGGCGTCGAGGCGTACGCCACGATGGACGCGGGCCCCCACGTGAAGGTCCTCGTTCGCCCCACCGACGCCGACCGTGTGCGCGGCTTCATGGCCGAGGTCCCCGGCGTGCTCCGCGTCCTCACGACACACCCCGGTGAGGGCGCGCGCGTGGTCGAGGAGGCCGAATGA
- the mvk gene encoding mevalonate kinase, which yields MRSAEARSSAGTACGKVILLGEHAVVHGVPAIAVGIDRGAKARAFAKGQGPSELHVQSWNVDVREGDTTSMLGRAFTAIVEATRTHLEGEGIPFEPCLVEASADLPPGGGLGCSAATGVAVARALDPSAAPSVVAARAMEWERVFHGNPSGIDAAVAARGGSVLFERGAPIVQLRVRSELTLVIGSSGMASSTKSMVDLVAKKLSTQPDVTRGIFERIRVLVRDARTAIEAGDVATLGRLLVENQACLAELSLSTPEIDALCRIAADRGALGAKLTGAGGGGSVVALVDSTEVGERVLAGWRAAGFDGFSARVRAPSDTPTRCREEVSL from the coding sequence GTGAGGTCGGCCGAAGCACGAAGCAGCGCCGGCACCGCGTGCGGGAAGGTCATCTTGCTCGGCGAGCACGCCGTCGTGCACGGCGTCCCTGCCATCGCCGTGGGCATCGACCGCGGCGCGAAGGCGCGCGCGTTCGCGAAGGGGCAAGGGCCCTCGGAGCTCCACGTCCAGAGCTGGAACGTCGACGTGCGTGAGGGAGACACGACCTCGATGCTCGGGCGGGCGTTCACGGCGATCGTCGAAGCGACCCGGACGCACCTCGAGGGCGAGGGGATCCCCTTCGAGCCGTGCCTCGTCGAGGCCTCGGCCGACCTCCCTCCCGGGGGAGGTCTCGGGTGCTCCGCCGCCACGGGGGTCGCCGTCGCGCGCGCCCTCGATCCCTCCGCGGCCCCGTCGGTCGTGGCCGCGCGTGCCATGGAGTGGGAGCGCGTATTTCACGGAAATCCTTCGGGAATCGACGCTGCGGTGGCCGCTCGAGGGGGCTCCGTGCTCTTCGAGCGGGGGGCGCCGATCGTTCAGCTCCGTGTGCGCTCGGAGCTCACGCTCGTGATCGGGAGCTCGGGCATGGCGTCGAGCACCAAGTCCATGGTCGACCTCGTGGCGAAGAAGCTCTCCACTCAACCCGACGTGACGCGGGGCATCTTCGAGCGTATCCGCGTGCTCGTGCGCGACGCACGCACCGCGATCGAGGCGGGCGACGTCGCGACCTTGGGCCGGCTGCTCGTCGAGAACCAGGCCTGCCTCGCCGAGCTGTCCCTCTCGACCCCGGAGATCGACGCCCTCTGCCGGATCGCGGCGGATCGTGGCGCGCTCGGAGCGAAGCTCACGGGAGCGGGAGGGGGAGGGAGCGTCGTGGCCCTCGTCGACTCGACCGAGGTAGGCGAGCGCGTGCTCGCGGGGTGGCGAGCGGCAGGGTTCGACGGCTTCTCGGCGCGTGTGCGCGCCCCGAGCGACACGCCCACGCGCTGCCGCGAAGAGGTCTCGTTATGA
- a CDS encoding hydroxymethylglutaryl-CoA reductase, degradative, with the protein MSKTSQLPGFYKVDVAERRALVCDATGVEPIEIERALDGGGLDADTADKFVENVLGTYALPYGVALNVRVNGRDRVVPMVVEEPSVVAAASNASKMIRAGGGFVAEVDEPLMISQVQIYDVADRERAKVRIEAEREDLLARADRAVPGLVVRGGGARDLEVRFLGTEEDRMIVVHVLVDCRDAMGANLINSVAEGIADRVAELASGRVGLRILSNLCDRRRVRVTCRVPAHVLATETMNGDDVIAGIVNASRFAELDPYRAATHNKGIMNGIDAVVLATGNDWRAVEAGAHAYAARTGTYGPLAVWRKVGDVLQGSLELPLSLGTVGGTLRVHPGARLSLRVAGIESAQDLAMAAAAVGLASNLAALRALATDGIQRGHMALHARAVAVAAGATGDLVERVAHMIVEARDITVEAARRALSVVGNQADSAVSLDDA; encoded by the coding sequence ATGAGCAAAACCTCGCAGCTTCCCGGTTTCTACAAGGTCGACGTCGCGGAGCGCCGCGCCCTCGTGTGCGACGCGACGGGCGTCGAGCCGATCGAGATCGAGCGCGCGCTCGACGGGGGAGGCTTGGACGCCGACACGGCCGACAAGTTCGTCGAGAACGTGCTCGGCACCTACGCGCTCCCCTACGGCGTGGCCCTCAACGTTAGGGTCAACGGTCGCGATCGTGTGGTGCCCATGGTCGTCGAGGAGCCGAGCGTCGTCGCCGCGGCCTCGAACGCCTCCAAGATGATCCGCGCGGGCGGGGGCTTCGTGGCCGAGGTGGACGAGCCCCTCATGATAAGCCAGGTCCAAATCTACGACGTGGCCGACCGCGAGCGCGCCAAGGTGCGCATCGAGGCCGAGCGCGAGGACCTGCTCGCCCGTGCCGATCGCGCGGTGCCCGGGCTCGTGGTGCGCGGCGGGGGCGCGCGGGACCTCGAGGTCCGCTTCCTCGGCACCGAAGAAGACCGGATGATCGTCGTGCACGTCCTCGTCGACTGCCGCGACGCCATGGGCGCGAACCTCATCAACAGCGTGGCCGAGGGCATCGCCGACCGCGTCGCCGAGCTCGCCTCCGGTCGTGTAGGTCTGCGGATCCTCTCGAATTTGTGCGATCGCCGCAGGGTCCGCGTCACGTGCCGGGTCCCCGCGCACGTGCTCGCGACCGAGACCATGAACGGCGACGACGTGATCGCGGGGATCGTCAACGCCTCGCGCTTCGCCGAGCTCGATCCGTACCGCGCGGCCACCCACAACAAGGGCATCATGAACGGCATCGACGCCGTGGTGCTCGCGACGGGCAACGACTGGCGCGCCGTCGAGGCGGGAGCGCACGCGTACGCCGCGCGCACCGGCACGTACGGTCCGCTCGCCGTGTGGCGCAAGGTGGGAGACGTGCTCCAAGGCTCGCTCGAGCTCCCGCTGTCCCTCGGGACGGTCGGCGGCACCCTGCGCGTTCACCCGGGCGCGAGGCTCTCGCTTCGGGTCGCCGGGATCGAGTCGGCGCAAGATCTCGCCATGGCGGCTGCGGCCGTAGGCCTCGCCTCCAACCTCGCCGCGCTCAGGGCGCTCGCCACGGACGGCATCCAGCGAGGGCACATGGCGCTCCACGCGCGCGCGGTCGCCGTCGCGGCGGGAGCCACGGGTGACCTCGTCGAGCGCGTCGCGCACATGATCGTCGAGGCGCGCGACATCACGGTCGAGGCCGCACGGCGCGCCCTGTCCGTGGTCGGAAACCAGGCCGACAGCGCCGTATCGCTCGACGACGCCTGA